From a single Vitis vinifera cultivar Pinot Noir 40024 chromosome 18, ASM3070453v1 genomic region:
- the LOC132253102 gene encoding uncharacterized protein LOC132253102 codes for MVMIAVTVMVTFTVTIMVTILVTVTLTIMMTIIVMLIVKVTVIVTVMVTVIVTVTVIERMMVTVTVTVRVAITMTVTVMVTMTVTVTITVKVTMTVTVIVTMMVTVTTVTVTVIVTLTVTVMVTVTVTLTLTVKIKGNGDGNGNSDVDGNSNSDDNFNGNSNSDGNGNDHGHGNGNGDDNDHDYDDGNDNNDGNGNSDGNGDIDDNSDDNGNNNGNNDDGKNNGNGKGNSNSDANSNDNGDGDGDGNGYSDGNGNGNGYSNSDDNYNFHGNSHFNGYGYGNDNRNGHGDNNYNCNGDGNGYGNSYGDDDGNGHCNGDDTCIENDSSNGNGNDNDNGVGNDNSDVDGNNDGNDDSNGNSDSNGNDDVHDYENDNGDDNGNSNNNGNGDDNDNDNSDGYYDGNSNGNGNGNDNGDKNGHGHGNGEGNGNSDGYSNGDGNSHGHDNSHNNCDDNGDSNGYGDGNDKGNSNNDGNSNGNSNDDGNDNGDGNGNGNNNRNGDDNGNGNSDGYCNGNSDDNSNGNGNGNGNGKGKGNDNGDENGHGDGNGNGNGVTVTITVTATVMVMVTVMVMVMVMATIIVTIMVMVKITIMVKVTVTVTVTVTMMVTVTITVTVTVMVTVMVTVIVTMIVMETVTVR; via the exons ATGGTAATGATTGCGGTCACAGTAATGGTCACATTCACGGTGACGATAATGGTGACGATATTAGTTACGGTGACATTAACGATAATGATGACAATAATAGTAATGCTTATTGTAAAGGTGACGGTAAtagtaacagtaatggtaacggtaatagtCACGGTAACGGTGATTGAAAGaatgatggtaacggtgacggtgacggtgaGGGTGGCGATAACTATGACGGTCACGGTGATGGTAACAATGACGGTTACAGTAACAATCACGGTCAAggtaacgatgacggtaacggtgatagtaACGATGATGGTAACGGTTACG acggtaacagtaacggtgatTGTAACGTTGACGGTAACGGTTATGGTAACAGTTACCGTGACGTTGACGTTAACGGTGAAGATAAAG GgaaacggtgacggtaacggtaatagtGACGTTGACGGTAATAGTAACAGTGATGATAACTTTAACGGTAATAGTAATAGTGATGGAAATGGTAACGATCACGGTcatggtaacggtaatggtgacgataacgATCACGATTACGATGACGGTAATGATAACAATGATGGTAATGGCAACAGTGATGGTAATGGCGATATTGACGATAACAGTGACGATAATGGTAACAATAACGGTAACAATGATGACGGTAAaaataacggtaatggtaaaGGTAACAGTAACAGTGACGCTAACagtaacgataacggtgatg GTgatggtgacggtaatggttacagtgacggtaacggtaacggtaacggttaTAGTAACAGTGACGATAATTATAACTTTCATGGTAACAGTCACTTTAATGGTTATGGTTACGGTAACGATAATCGTAACGGTCACGGTGACAATAATTATAAttgtaacggtgatggtaacggttaTGGTAACAGTTACGGTGATGATGATGGTAACGGTCATTGTAATGGTGACGATACTTGTATCGAAAACGATAgtagtaatggtaacggtaacgataacgATAACGGTGTTGGTAATGATAACAGTGACGTTGATGGTAATAATGACGGTAACGATGATAGTAACGGTAACAGTGATAGTAAtggtaacgatgacg TTCACGATTACGAAAACGAtaatggtgacgataacggtaatagtaataataatggtaatggtgatgatAACGATAACGATAACAGTGACGGTTACTACGATGGTAatagtaacggtaatggtaatggtaacgataacggtgacaAAAACGGTCACGGTCACGGTAATGGTGAGGGTAATGGTAATAGTGACGGTTAtagtaatggtgatggtaacagtcACGGTCACGATAACAGTCACAATAACTGTGACGATAATGGTGACAGTAATGGTtatggtgacg GTAACGATAAAGGTAACAGTAACAATGACGGTAATAGTAACGGTAACagtaacgatgacggtaacgataatggtgatggtaatggtaacggtaataaTAATCGTAACGGTGAtgataatggtaacggtaacagtgacGGTTACTGCAATGGTAATAGTGATGATAatagtaacggtaatggtaacggtaacggtaatggtaaggGTAAGGGTAATGATAACGGTGACGAAAACGGTcacggtgacggtaatggtaatggtaacggtgtcACGGTCACAATAACGGTCACAGCAACtgtgatggtaatggtgacagTAATGGTTATGGTGATGGTAATGGCTACTATAATTGTAACTATAATGGTAATGGTAAAAATTACGATAATGGTAAAGGTAACTGTAACAGTAACGGTTACGGTAAcgatgatggtaacggtgacgataacggtTACGGTTACTGTAATGGttacggtgatggtaacggtaatagtGACTATGATTGTAATGGAAACGGTGACAGTGAGGTGA
- the LOC132253103 gene encoding uncharacterized protein LOC132253103, which yields MVTITVMITIKVTVTLTVTVMVTVTVTVTVTVTVMETVMVTVAITMTVMSCSSDGNSNGHGHGNDNGYNNGDDNNNENDYGKDNANDDSNGKGDGDSNGYGNSCGDDDGDDNSIEDSNSNGNGNNNDNGVGNDNGDGNVTVMVTVTVMITIKVTVTHGDGNGNGNCHGHGDGNGDGDGGDNYDDNANDDGNGKGDGDNNGYGNSYGDGDGNRHCNGDDNSIEDSNSNGNGNNNDNGVGNNNDDGNGNGDIDSNGDSNSNDNGNGDCDGDGNGDGHGNSDGNSEGNGFGNGNGNNDGDGDSCGNGPGDGYGNGHSHGQGNCNSNGHGNYNGNGHGNCNDNGHSHGYDNNDGSGNDYSDGDRYYNGCSNDYGKSCGDSNGNNSGDRNDNSNYNGNSNGNGNNNGNSNDDNNGDGDRNGDDNSDRDNNGNDDDYGNGNGDSDGDGNGYGDGKGYDDNDTKDNINGDGDDDRNGHSHGDGNGNNSGHDHGNNDGNSDSGDKNHNHGDGYGDCNGDSNSDNDSNGEGDSYDNGYGNGNSNGNNNGDGDRNGKCKDDGDDGDNNSSSNSDGNGDCYDNGDSNNHDHNNGNSNGDDNYDCDDGNNNGNGNGSENVNGNNNGNSKGNDNSDGNGNGYSNDDDNGDENGYGNDDSDGNGDGDGNDDGSGYDDGKGDGDGNGNDDGSGYDDGKGDGNVTVMVMVTVTITLMDTVAVIVMVAIMVMVTVTMTVTITKRVIVTVTVTIMVTLR from the exons atggtaacgattACGGTGATGATAACGATAAAAGTAACAGTGACgctaacggtgacggtaatggtaacggtaacagtCACAGTAACTGTCACGGTCACGGTGATGGAaacggtgatggtgacggtGGCGATAACTATGACGGTAATGTCttg TTCTagtgacggtaacagtaacggtCATGGTCACGGTAACGATAACGGTTACAATAACGGTGACGATAACAATAATGAAAACGATTATGGTAAAGATAATGCTAACGATGACAGTAATGGTAAAGGTGACGGTGACAGTAATGGTTATGGTAACAGTTGCGGTGACGATGACGGTGACGATAACAGTATCGAAGAtagtaacagtaatggtaatggtaacaatAATGATAACGGTGTGGGTAAtgataacggtgacggtaacg tgacAGTTATGGTAACGGTTACGGTGATGATAACGATAAAAGTAACAGTGACGcacggtgacggtaatggtaacggtaactgTCACGGTCACGGTGATGGAaacggtgatggtgacggtGGCGATAACTATGACG ATAATGCtaacgatgacggtaacggtaaagGTGACGGTGACAATAATGGTTATGGTAACAGTTACggtgatggtgacggtaacCGTCATtgtaacggtgacgataacaGTATCGAAGAtagtaacagtaatggtaatggtaacaatAACGATAACGGTGTGGGTAATAataacgatgacggtaacggtaacggtgacatTGATAGTAATGGTGATAGTAACAGTAAcgataacggtaatggtgactgtgatggtgatggtaacggtgacggtcaTGGTAATAGTGATGGTAATAGTGAGGGTAACGGTTTTGGcaatggtaatggtaacaatGACGGTGATGGTGATAGTTGCGGTAATGGTCCTGGTGATGGTTACGGTAACGGTCATAGTCACGGTCAAGGTAACTGTAACAGTAACGGTCATGGTAACTATAACGGTAACGGTCACGGTAATTGTAACGATAACGGTCACAGTCATGGTTACGATAACAATGATGGTAGCGGTAACGATTATAGTGATGGTGACCGTTACTATAACGGTTGCAGTAACGATTATGGTAAGAGTTGTGGTGACAGTAATGGTAACAATAGCGGTGATCGTAACGATAACAGTAACTATaatggtaacagtaatggtaacggtaacaatAATGGTAACAGCAACGATGACAATAACGGTGACGGTGATAGAAACGGTGACGATAACAGTGACAGAGACAATAATGGTAACGATGATGAttacggtaacggtaatggtgatagtgacggtgacggtaacggttaCGGTGATGGTAAAGGTTACGATGACAATGACACTAAAGATAACATTAATGGTGACGGTGATGATGACCGTAACGGTCACAGCcacggtgacggtaatggtaacaataGCGGCCACGATCACGGTAACAATGATGGTAACAGTGATAGTGGCGATAAAAATCACAAtcacggtgatg GTTACGGTGACTGTAACGGTGACAGTAACAGTGACAATGACAGTAACGGTGAAGGTGACAGCTACGACAATGGTTacggtaacggtaacagtaacggtaacaATAATGGTGATGGTGACCGTAATGGTAAATGTAAGGATGATGGTGACGACGGTGACAATAACAGTAGCAGTaatagtgacggtaacggtgactgTTACGATAATGGAGATAGTAACAACCATGATCACAAtaatggtaacagtaacggtgacgataactATGACTGTGATGATGGTAACAATAACGGCAACGGTAACGGTAGTGAAAACGTAAATGGAAATAATAACGGTAACAGTAAAGGTAACGATaatagtgatggtaacggtaatggttaTAGTAACGATGATGATAATGGTGACGAAAACGGTTACGGTAATGATGatagtgacggtaacggtgatggcgATGGTAACGATGACGGTAGCGGTTATGATGATGGTAAgggtgacggtgacggtaatggtaacgatgaCGGTAGCGGTTACGATGACGGTAagggtgacggtaacg taacggtgatggtaatggttACAGTGACGATAACGCTAATGGATACGGTGGCGGTAATAGTTATGGTGGcgataatggtaatggtaacggttaCGATGACGGTAACGATAACGAAAAGGGTTATAGTGACAgtaacggtaacgataatggtgacg TTACGATGA